A single genomic interval of Nitrospirota bacterium harbors:
- a CDS encoding type II toxin-antitoxin system PemK/MazF family toxin yields the protein MKQGEIWWANLPLPVGKRPVVLLSRDEAYSIRNAVTVAEVTRTIRGIPVEVLLGPEDGMPKKCAVNLDTIMTIRKELLTERITLLRSDKLTDIKKAIKFALDLG from the coding sequence TTGAAGCAGGGTGAGATCTGGTGGGCTAATCTTCCGCTTCCGGTTGGAAAGCGTCCTGTAGTGCTTCTTTCGAGGGACGAGGCATATTCTATAAGAAATGCAGTAACAGTAGCAGAGGTTACAAGAACAATAAGGGGAATCCCCGTTGAAGTCCTGCTTGGACCCGAAGACGGCATGCCGAAAAAGTGTGCGGTAAATCTTGATACAATCATGACCATCCGTAAAGAACTTCTTACCGAAAGAATCACATTGCTTAGGAGCGATAAGCTGACAGATATAAAAAAGGCTATAAAATTCGCACTGGATTTGGGGTAG
- the ccsA gene encoding cytochrome c biogenesis protein CcsA yields the protein METILIFFWAAVGLYGISALFYLFSFIYRKGHLLRRGVFFAGLGFLSQTLCLSFYWTRPSYLSFSTFQIINDASWAGVFIFLLIFLFARFMRPAGILIMPVTIFLQIWAVISEKEIGITPPEYNTPWFWVHVITSSIAYGFVLLAGAVGLLYLFKTRHTGDAFYEELPEMKKLDNSNYLFISIGFVMLTLMIISGALWTKQVHGSYWAWDPLEVQALISWLVYAIWMHLRLTFGWRGKKLAWYSLLALPVMVITIWGIPLVPDMFHRGFRVTHF from the coding sequence TTGGAAACGATTCTTATTTTCTTTTGGGCTGCGGTAGGTCTTTATGGAATAAGTGCTCTTTTTTATCTTTTCAGCTTTATTTATAGAAAAGGGCACTTACTCCGCAGGGGAGTATTTTTTGCCGGGTTGGGTTTTCTTTCCCAGACACTTTGTTTATCTTTCTATTGGACACGACCGTCATATCTTTCCTTCTCTACTTTCCAAATAATCAATGATGCTTCATGGGCAGGAGTGTTTATCTTTCTTTTGATTTTTTTGTTCGCCAGATTTATGCGTCCGGCAGGAATTCTAATTATGCCTGTTACGATTTTTCTACAAATCTGGGCAGTGATTTCCGAAAAAGAAATCGGGATAACTCCGCCGGAATATAATACTCCGTGGTTCTGGGTACATGTAATTACTTCCTCGATTGCTTATGGATTTGTCTTACTTGCCGGAGCAGTAGGACTGCTTTACCTATTTAAGACGAGACATACAGGTGACGCTTTTTATGAAGAGCTACCGGAGATGAAGAAACTGGATAATTCGAATTATCTTTTTATTAGTATTGGATTTGTGATGCTAACCTTGATGATTATTTCCGGTGCTCTCTGGACAAAGCAAGTCCACGGTAGTTATTGGGCTTGGGACCCGCTGGAGGTCCAGGCGCTAATCTCATGGCTTGTCTATGCAATATGGATGCATCTGCGTCTAACCTTTGGTTGGCGTGGTAAAAAACTTGCGTGGTATTCTTTATTAGCTTTACCAGTGATGGTAATTACTATATGGGGCATACCTCTTGTTCCGGATATGTTCCACCGCGGTTTCCGGGTTACACACTTTTAA
- the ccsA gene encoding cytochrome c biogenesis protein CcsA yields MGMMAFVGASLVYRAVRPVGVLILPVSFGLMVLGGLLPCHPLGPSPVFKGWQLWGHVMGGGFSYGFALLAAAMGLFYLLKAKGKTGYPYDQLPELEVLDRLNYRFVLVSFILATIMVHFAVLWAHMKLPSDYVARAGNSIIALVWGYWMVYAVWLGLRWGLRWRGRKLALYSQLALILVMVFTFYMAPFREKSYHTGPFFPPYDSPEHMKPFLKNKESGVKPNKPIDQSRPVPLSDKVDKVAKIREIKE; encoded by the coding sequence ATGGGCATGATGGCATTTGTCGGTGCTTCGCTGGTTTACAGAGCAGTAAGACCTGTGGGGGTGCTGATTCTGCCGGTTAGTTTCGGTTTGATGGTGTTAGGAGGTTTACTTCCATGTCATCCTCTTGGACCTTCGCCGGTATTCAAAGGTTGGCAACTCTGGGGGCATGTTATGGGTGGAGGTTTCAGTTATGGATTCGCCTTACTTGCGGCAGCAATGGGATTGTTTTATTTGCTTAAAGCAAAGGGGAAAACTGGTTATCCCTATGACCAACTGCCTGAACTGGAGGTCTTAGACCGTTTGAATTATCGGTTTGTGCTGGTCTCGTTCATTTTAGCCACGATAATGGTTCATTTTGCTGTTCTTTGGGCTCACATGAAATTACCCAGCGATTATGTAGCACGGGCGGGAAACTCGATAATAGCACTTGTCTGGGGATACTGGATGGTTTATGCGGTCTGGTTAGGCTTGCGTTGGGGGCTTCGTTGGCGGGGAAGAAAACTTGCCTTGTATTCTCAGCTTGCTTTAATCCTTGTGATGGTGTTCACATTCTATATGGCACCTTTTCGGGAAAAGAGCTACCATACCGGACCTTTTTTCCCACCTTATGATTCGCCAGAGCACATGAAGCCATTCCTGAAGAATAAGGAATCCGGTGTCAAACCTAATAAGCCAATCGACCAGAGCAGACCTGTTCCCCTTTCCGATAAAGTGGATAAGGTGGCAAAAATACGGGAAATTAAAGAATAA
- a CDS encoding cobalamin B12-binding domain-containing protein, whose product MKIKRIMLITPPYHSGVVESAGVWLNVGFVYIAGSLRGAGYEPEIYDAMSLRHTYEDIERRIMDSKPDVVATTAFTAEIVDALKVLKLAKQVNPEVVTVIGNVHPTFCYEEVLTEQHGYVDYIVRGEGEETMVELMDCLSAGDNPEKVKSIAFLKGSTVVVTAMKALIKDLDGLPLAWDLIDWHHYTYKPMEGSVLAIVSSSRGCSQQCSFCSQQLFWQRRWRARSPENFIAELEYLRDRYGVNVVMLSDETPTLSRKRWEQILDLKMKRGLDTRLLLETRVDDILRDEDIMWKYKEAGVDHIYVGVESTSQTTLNIFKKDIKVEESRRALDLINEQDIVSETSFVLGMPDDTKDSMRQTVELAKHYNPDLAFFLAIAPWPYSEIYPELKPYVEVRDYSKYNLVEPVVKPKNMTLNEVRDELGRASMEFYMHKLETLDKMSSRKRDFMIKVIKLIAEDSYLAGDMRTMPEEINRVLKKAGIPMPS is encoded by the coding sequence ATGAAAATTAAAAGAATCATGCTTATAACCCCTCCTTACCATTCGGGCGTGGTTGAATCTGCCGGGGTCTGGCTCAATGTGGGCTTCGTATATATAGCAGGCTCTCTGAGGGGCGCAGGCTATGAGCCTGAAATCTACGACGCCATGAGCTTAAGGCATACTTACGAAGACATCGAAAGGCGCATCATGGACTCAAAGCCCGATGTGGTTGCTACAACTGCCTTTACAGCAGAAATCGTAGATGCCCTGAAGGTTTTAAAATTAGCCAAGCAGGTCAATCCTGAGGTTGTCACTGTCATAGGCAATGTCCATCCTACATTCTGCTACGAGGAGGTGCTCACGGAGCAACATGGCTATGTGGATTACATCGTAAGGGGAGAGGGCGAGGAGACCATGGTTGAGCTCATGGACTGTTTGAGTGCAGGCGATAATCCTGAAAAAGTAAAATCAATAGCATTCTTAAAAGGTAGCACGGTAGTTGTAACAGCCATGAAAGCCCTCATAAAAGACCTCGACGGACTTCCCCTTGCATGGGACCTCATAGACTGGCATCACTATACATATAAACCTATGGAAGGCTCTGTCCTTGCTATTGTAAGCTCCTCGAGGGGGTGCTCCCAGCAGTGCAGTTTCTGCAGTCAACAGCTTTTTTGGCAGAGGCGATGGAGGGCAAGAAGCCCTGAAAATTTCATAGCCGAGCTTGAATATCTAAGAGACAGATATGGCGTGAATGTCGTAATGCTCTCCGATGAGACACCAACGCTTTCAAGAAAAAGGTGGGAGCAAATTCTTGACCTTAAGATGAAACGGGGGCTTGATACAAGGCTCCTTCTTGAAACGAGGGTCGATGATATTCTGAGGGATGAAGACATTATGTGGAAGTACAAAGAGGCAGGGGTTGACCACATATATGTGGGTGTGGAGTCCACCTCGCAGACGACCCTGAATATATTCAAGAAAGACATCAAGGTGGAGGAATCCAGAAGGGCACTGGATTTGATAAATGAACAGGACATCGTCTCAGAGACCTCCTTTGTCCTTGGAATGCCCGATGATACAAAGGACAGCATGAGGCAGACAGTTGAGCTTGCAAAGCACTATAACCCTGACCTTGCATTCTTCCTTGCCATAGCCCCCTGGCCTTATTCGGAGATATATCCTGAGCTTAAGCCCTATGTAGAAGTACGGGACTATAGCAAATATAATCTCGTTGAGCCTGTAGTAAAGCCAAAGAATATGACACTAAATGAGGTAAGGGATGAGCTTGGAAGGGCATCTATGGAATTTTATATGCACAAACTCGAAACCCTCGATAAGATGAGCAGTAGGAAAAGGGACTTCATGATAAAGGTGATAAAGCTCATAGCAGAGGACTCTTACCTGGCAGGAGACATGAGGACAATGCCAGAGGAAATCAACAGGGTGCTTAAAAAAGCAGGAATCCCAATGCCTTCTTAA
- a CDS encoding B12-binding domain-containing radical SAM protein, whose product MKVCLIMPPMPFGKAPIAPLTLEYLAALTKRTMPDAEIQLVDGNFSSFSPKDIDADLVGISCKTSTATWGYKLADALRKMGIHVVLGGIHPTALPLEAKAHADSVVVGEAESVWSEVLHDAQRESLKSFYYGEPLPLDNVPFPLKGLTNHPYRISVIFTVRGCPYRCSFCSSRKFFGDTIRYRPIKDVVEEIETCQGSIYLNADENIWVGNIQRAIDLFSALKGSKKKWFGYGDLQAVQTPLGHKLLKSAKDSGLISLWVGWETFSDEGLKAYCAAEKMGRNREDAVKMVKDYGIDITLSVMLGGRADTLDDFDRTVEVADRLGVNVHPALLVPYPGTDLYQEYKPFLFKDKGWEFYDGAHAVFEHPLPEMSPEAREEKFYRVSLKLLSLKKLFGHLFDIPLTGFPTTHLASLMRQLPVRRGMKIAYQEWQMRVKTIADGKSV is encoded by the coding sequence ATGAAAGTTTGTCTTATTATGCCACCAATGCCCTTTGGCAAGGCACCAATTGCACCCTTGACTTTAGAATATCTTGCTGCTCTTACAAAGAGGACGATGCCAGATGCAGAAATCCAACTTGTGGATGGAAATTTTTCTTCCTTTTCCCCGAAAGATATAGATGCCGACCTAGTGGGTATAAGTTGTAAAACAAGTACAGCCACATGGGGATACAAGCTTGCCGATGCCTTAAGGAAAATGGGCATCCATGTTGTTTTAGGAGGGATACATCCGACTGCCCTGCCTTTAGAGGCAAAGGCACATGCGGATTCGGTGGTTGTAGGCGAGGCGGAATCGGTCTGGAGCGAAGTTCTACATGATGCACAAAGAGAAAGCTTGAAATCCTTTTATTACGGCGAACCTCTCCCTTTAGATAATGTACCATTTCCTTTGAAAGGTCTTACAAATCATCCATATAGAATCAGTGTTATCTTTACTGTGCGGGGTTGTCCTTATAGGTGTAGTTTTTGTTCGTCAAGAAAGTTTTTTGGAGACACTATTCGTTACCGTCCCATAAAAGATGTAGTCGAAGAAATAGAGACTTGCCAGGGGAGTATTTACTTAAATGCCGACGAAAATATTTGGGTAGGCAATATCCAGAGAGCCATAGACCTCTTTAGTGCCTTAAAAGGTTCGAAGAAAAAATGGTTTGGTTATGGCGATTTGCAGGCAGTGCAGACTCCATTGGGTCATAAACTCCTTAAGTCAGCAAAAGACAGTGGACTTATCTCACTATGGGTAGGATGGGAAACATTTTCCGATGAGGGGCTTAAGGCGTATTGTGCGGCAGAAAAAATGGGTAGAAATCGGGAAGATGCGGTTAAGATGGTAAAGGATTACGGCATCGATATAACGCTGTCGGTGATGCTCGGTGGAAGAGCGGATACCCTTGATGACTTTGACCGAACAGTAGAAGTTGCAGACAGACTGGGAGTTAATGTTCATCCTGCGCTTTTGGTCCCCTATCCAGGTACAGATCTCTATCAGGAATATAAACCGTTCTTATTCAAAGATAAAGGCTGGGAATTTTATGACGGTGCACATGCTGTTTTCGAACATCCCTTGCCCGAGATGAGCCCTGAGGCAAGAGAAGAAAAATTTTATCGGGTTTCTCTTAAATTACTAAGTTTAAAAAAGTTATTTGGGCATCTGTTCGATATTCCCCTGACTGGGTTTCCCACGACCCATTTAGCCTCTTTGATGCGACAATTACCTGTTCGTCGTGGGATGAAGATAGCCTACCAAGAATGGCAAATGAGGGTAAAAACTATTGCCGATGGAAAAAGCGTTTAG
- a CDS encoding DUF4382 domain-containing protein codes for MRKLSKIWLFVLIAAVAVAGVALLAKVYLSATSPSSVKLTVHKVEFMADASDTNPQVVFSNATGKEIDLTKDTDAVIEQAQIQAGTYKRIRMTVTNGIKLSIANAVDNPCGRKSGTFTDSVFSIADGTDLNWQVQINFATYDDRGGTWAGSRITHILLGPVAIRENQTEPLKFNFITANTLFCSGGAVKMRSPWAVWVNPL; via the coding sequence GTGCGGAAGTTAAGCAAGATATGGCTCTTTGTCCTGATTGCGGCGGTTGCCGTAGCAGGGGTCGCCCTTTTGGCAAAGGTATACCTGAGTGCAACAAGTCCGTCGAGCGTAAAACTAACCGTTCACAAAGTGGAATTTATGGCCGACGCATCGGACACAAACCCACAGGTAGTTTTTTCCAATGCCACAGGCAAGGAGATAGACCTCACAAAAGACACGGATGCAGTTATCGAGCAGGCGCAGATACAGGCAGGCACATATAAGCGGATAAGAATGACCGTGACGAATGGGATTAAACTAAGCATTGCAAATGCGGTAGACAACCCATGTGGCAGAAAAAGCGGAACCTTTACCGACAGTGTCTTCTCTATAGCCGATGGGACGGACCTGAATTGGCAGGTGCAGATAAACTTTGCCACCTATGACGACCGCGGTGGGACATGGGCAGGCTCTCGGATTACGCATATTCTGCTTGGCCCCGTAGCGATAAGAGAAAACCAGACCGAACCGCTGAAATTCAATTTCATCACCGCCAATACGCTTTTCTGTTCAGGCGGAGCAGTGAAGATGCGGTCCCCATGGGCTGTCTGGGTTAACCCTTTATAA
- a CDS encoding B12-binding domain-containing radical SAM protein: MKVCLISPPFPFSGRVPMAPPILEYLGALTLRAMPDAKLTLIDANVREPMPEDIDADLVGITSMTATVTWAYRFGDDLRRFGKKVVLGGIHPSALPDEAKGHADSIVVGEAESVWADVLNDALKGRLKPFYRGERLPLDDIPFPLAGVLKGNYKFRAVFTARGCPYRCTFCSVRKFFGDTIRYRPIDKVVEEIERCTGKVYFNGDDNIWGGDIRRSIELFTEISKGTRKWWYGFGDLRATQEPNGDRLLKAARDSGLFSVWVGWETLSQRMLNMYRASAKQGKNREDAVKKIKGYGIDVTLFVVIGGREDTTADFDRIIELAERLGVGIHPVLLTPLPGTELYEEYKPYLFKGKGWEYYAGVHAVFEHPTMTPKERESMFYKASLRLLSKTRIMKHLFDIRLKGFPMTHLLSLMKQIPMKRAMEKAYKNWKAENYRFTK, encoded by the coding sequence ATGAAGGTCTGCCTGATTTCTCCACCATTTCCTTTTTCCGGCAGGGTGCCAATGGCGCCGCCAATCCTCGAATACCTTGGGGCATTGACACTAAGGGCAATGCCTGATGCCAAACTTACCCTTATAGATGCAAATGTCCGTGAACCTATGCCAGAAGATATAGATGCTGACCTCGTAGGTATAACCTCCATGACCGCTACTGTTACATGGGCGTATCGTTTTGGAGATGACTTAAGAAGATTCGGTAAGAAGGTCGTGCTGGGCGGGATACATCCAAGCGCCCTTCCGGATGAGGCAAAAGGGCATGCGGATTCTATAGTTGTGGGAGAAGCCGAATCGGTATGGGCAGATGTTCTGAATGATGCGTTAAAAGGGAGACTAAAGCCTTTTTATCGGGGCGAAAGACTTCCATTGGATGATATACCCTTTCCTCTTGCAGGGGTTCTAAAGGGAAATTATAAGTTCAGAGCAGTTTTCACTGCAAGGGGATGTCCTTACAGATGTACCTTCTGCTCCGTGAGAAAGTTTTTTGGCGATACCATCCGTTACAGGCCTATCGATAAGGTTGTGGAAGAAATAGAAAGGTGTACGGGGAAGGTTTACTTCAATGGGGATGATAACATCTGGGGTGGAGATATAAGAAGGTCCATAGAGCTTTTTACGGAGATCTCTAAGGGCACCAGGAAGTGGTGGTATGGGTTTGGAGACCTCAGAGCGACTCAAGAACCCAACGGAGATAGGCTTTTAAAGGCGGCAAGAGATAGCGGACTGTTTTCGGTATGGGTTGGATGGGAGACATTATCTCAAAGAATGCTTAATATGTATCGTGCCTCTGCCAAACAGGGCAAAAACAGGGAAGATGCCGTAAAAAAAATAAAGGGTTATGGTATCGATGTCACTCTCTTTGTGGTAATAGGCGGAAGGGAAGATACTACTGCAGATTTTGACAGGATTATCGAGCTTGCAGAAAGACTTGGAGTGGGAATCCATCCTGTACTGCTTACGCCTCTGCCTGGCACGGAACTTTACGAAGAATATAAACCTTATCTTTTTAAGGGTAAAGGATGGGAATATTATGCGGGCGTCCATGCTGTCTTTGAACACCCTACGATGACCCCAAAAGAGAGAGAGAGTATGTTTTATAAGGCATCGCTCAGATTGTTGAGCAAAACAAGGATAATGAAACATCTATTCGACATCCGATTAAAAGGTTTCCCTATGACACACCTGCTTTCTCTTATGAAACAGATTCCAATGAAACGTGCCATGGAAAAGGCATATAAAAACTGGAAGGCGGAGAATTATCGATTTACTAAATAG
- a CDS encoding radical SAM protein: MNENNYELGFGEVVEKYPDFPRLLIRKLDAELRGVSLTKRALERAKEEGSLYDASEDLGQKTPRPVLGGALFRDGSWVLGMEPMYLQFPQEYERRGSSYTIDAINDGLWLLDGGEPVEEVFFVPYPEYFGKKTSRGTPMLKVVSARLPGLLFVYLYNRCHFWLEKKPCKYCSFPTRVLRKKHGYTQGCLDDLYETMNEALKEEGKWMNIVLLAGSDPTGNSPYDNEVDEYVKVLTTLRKSFGTEKVYAKMVASAFSREQLLRLKEAGATTYQPHIEVWDEKLFEWMCPGKAKYFGRQYWIDSALSAVEIFGRGYVCTQFVGGVELTQPYGFKTIDEALESTLEGAEFFARHGVGPIAIIHRLEKGSVFYREKQKPAPLEYYVRLMKGISDIHRKYDLSVDFNNYRCHPTGDLDRLHCSRTHSEKRYNSA; this comes from the coding sequence GTGAATGAAAATAATTACGAATTGGGTTTTGGGGAAGTTGTAGAGAAGTATCCTGATTTTCCGCGTCTGTTAATTCGTAAACTCGATGCAGAGCTGCGCGGGGTTTCCCTGACCAAGAGGGCATTGGAAAGGGCAAAAGAGGAGGGCTCTCTGTATGATGCCTCGGAGGACCTCGGACAAAAGACTCCCAGGCCGGTGCTCGGCGGCGCATTATTCAGGGATGGAAGCTGGGTTTTGGGCATGGAGCCCATGTACCTGCAATTCCCCCAAGAGTATGAAAGAAGAGGTAGCTCTTATACCATCGATGCGATTAACGATGGGTTATGGCTTTTAGACGGAGGCGAGCCTGTGGAAGAGGTCTTTTTTGTGCCTTATCCCGAATACTTTGGTAAGAAGACCAGCAGGGGAACGCCGATGTTGAAAGTGGTAAGCGCCAGGTTGCCTGGCCTTCTGTTTGTCTATCTGTATAACCGATGCCATTTCTGGCTGGAAAAAAAGCCCTGTAAATATTGCAGTTTCCCCACACGCGTACTCCGCAAAAAGCATGGCTATACACAGGGATGTTTAGATGACCTCTATGAAACGATGAACGAGGCATTGAAAGAAGAAGGGAAATGGATGAATATCGTCTTACTTGCCGGCTCCGACCCAACGGGAAACTCTCCGTATGACAACGAAGTTGACGAGTATGTCAAGGTATTGACGACGCTGAGGAAGTCATTTGGCACGGAAAAGGTCTATGCGAAAATGGTTGCCAGCGCTTTTTCCAGAGAGCAGTTGCTCAGGCTTAAGGAGGCTGGTGCCACCACTTATCAGCCACACATCGAGGTATGGGACGAAAAACTCTTTGAATGGATGTGCCCTGGAAAGGCAAAGTATTTTGGCAGGCAGTACTGGATAGACAGTGCCCTGTCCGCAGTGGAGATATTTGGCAGGGGATATGTTTGCACCCAATTCGTAGGGGGAGTCGAGCTGACACAGCCGTATGGGTTTAAGACTATTGACGAGGCATTGGAATCCACATTGGAAGGTGCTGAATTTTTTGCCCGACACGGGGTCGGCCCGATTGCCATCATCCACCGTCTCGAGAAGGGCAGTGTGTTTTACAGGGAAAAACAGAAGCCTGCGCCCCTCGAATATTATGTGAGGCTAATGAAAGGCATAAGCGATATCCATAGGAAGTATGACCTGAGCGTTGATTTCAACAATTACAGGTGTCATCCAACAGGTGACCTAGACAGGCTTCACTGTAGCAGGACCCATTCGGAGAAAAGGTATAATAGTGCCTGA